ACAAGGTGACCTCAACGCCCCTGACGGAGATCGGGGGCAAGGCGCTGTTTTTGAAAGAGATTGAGGACCAGCTTCTGGCCCGCAAGGTGCATGTGGGCGTTCACAGTCTCAAGGACGTCCCGGCCGTCTTGCCCCCGGGACTGATGCTCACGGCCGTCCTGAAGCGCGAGGACCCCCGCGACGTCTTCCTCTCGAAAAAATACGGCTCCCTCCTTCAGCTCCCGAAGAAGGCCAAGGTCGGGACCAGCTCCCTGCGCCGGAAGGCGCAGCTCAAGAATTTCCGGCCCGACTTTGAAATCGTGCCCTTGCGCGGAAACATCGAGACGCGGCTGAAGAAGATGCAAGCGGGGCAGTTGGGGGCGATCGTCCTGGCGGCGGCCGGAATGACCCGGCTCGGGATGGTCGCGAAGATCACGGAGTACCTGCCGACGACGCTCATGCTCCCGGCCGTCGGACAAGGCGTGATCGCGCTCGAGATCCGGGAGGACGACGAGGCCGTGAGGCGGCTGTTGGATCCGCTCAACGACCAGGAGACGATGATCGCGATCCAGGCGGAGCGGTCCTTCATGAAGGGCGTGGAAGGGGATTGCCACGCGCCGATCGCGGCCTTCGCCGAGGTGCACGGTCAGAACCTGAAGATCACCGGAATGATCGCCTCGCCGGACGGACGGGAGCTGATCCGCGACCGGATGGAGGGGAATATCCGCGAGTCCGTGGCCCTCGGGGACGGCCTGGCGAAACAATTGCTTGGGCACGGCGGGCGGGAGATCCTCAGGGCGTGCAAGGCAAAATAGGAATCGTTTATCTCGTCGGCGCCGGTCCCGGCGATCCCGGCCTCATCACCGTCAAGGCCGTCGCCTGTCTTCAAAAGGCGGACGTCGTCGTCTACGACTACCTCGCCAACCCCAAATTCCTGGATCTCGCCCCTCCCAAGGCCAGGCGCGTCTACGTCGGCAAGAAGGGCTCGAGTCACAGCAAGAAACAGGACGAGATCAACGCCCTCCTGGTCGCCGAGGCCCGGCGCGGAAGGACCGTCGTGCGTCTCAAGGGGGGCGATCCGTTCGTCTTCGGGCGCGGGGGCGAGGAGGCGGAGGCGCTCGCGGGCGCGGGGATTCCTTTCGAGGTCGTGCCGGGCGTGACCTCCGCGATCGCCGTCCCGGCCTACGCGGGGATCCCCGTGACGCACCGGAATTTCGGATCCGCGGTCGCGATCGTGTCGGGACACGAACAGGACGACGAGGGGCCTTCGGCGCCAGATTGGCGGGCGCTGGCGGGGATTCCCAGCCTCGTGTTTCTCATGGGTTGGGCGAACCTGCCGAAGATCGCGCAACATTTGATCGAAGGGGGAAAATCCCCCTCGACGCCCGCCGCGATCGTCGAATGGGGGACCCTGCCCCGGCAGAAAAAGGCGACGGGGACGCTGTCGACGATCGTCGAGGCGGCGAAGGCGAAGGGAATCAAGCCGCCGACGGTGATCGTTGTGGGCGGGATCGTGTCCTTGAGCGGCCGCCTGGGCTGGTTCGAGAACAAGCCCTTGATGGGCCGG
This is a stretch of genomic DNA from bacterium. It encodes these proteins:
- the cobA gene encoding uroporphyrinogen-III C-methyltransferase, which gives rise to MQGKIGIVYLVGAGPGDPGLITVKAVACLQKADVVVYDYLANPKFLDLAPPKARRVYVGKKGSSHSKKQDEINALLVAEARRGRTVVRLKGGDPFVFGRGGEEAEALAGAGIPFEVVPGVTSAIAVPAYAGIPVTHRNFGSAVAIVSGHEQDDEGPSAPDWRALAGIPSLVFLMGWANLPKIAQHLIEGGKSPSTPAAIVEWGTLPRQKKATGTLSTIVEAAKAKGIKPPTVIVVGGIVSLSGRLGWFENKPLMGRRIVVTRSRNQASELSRLLDEQGAEVLEMPTIEIRPPSSWKGLDAAVKRLPQYDWIAFTS
- the hemC gene encoding hydroxymethylbilane synthase yields the protein MPAKRKIILGSRGSRLALWQANHVKKLLEDEYRDLSVTIKVIKTTGDKVTSTPLTEIGGKALFLKEIEDQLLARKVHVGVHSLKDVPAVLPPGLMLTAVLKREDPRDVFLSKKYGSLLQLPKKAKVGTSSLRRKAQLKNFRPDFEIVPLRGNIETRLKKMQAGQLGAIVLAAAGMTRLGMVAKITEYLPTTLMLPAVGQGVIALEIREDDEAVRRLLDPLNDQETMIAIQAERSFMKGVEGDCHAPIAAFAEVHGQNLKITGMIASPDGRELIRDRMEGNIRESVALGDGLAKQLLGHGGREILRACKAK